From a single Carcharodon carcharias isolate sCarCar2 chromosome 4, sCarCar2.pri, whole genome shotgun sequence genomic region:
- the LOC121276813 gene encoding palladin-like, producing the protein MQAGSYEHGVPLSQMLKEAYSSGKVDGYCDSMVSEASSHDLFFDSLSDLQEERMDCSPSPELSAFLSQEEMSKSLDLARVAIAESSSEETEPEPETEAELADISRYFGQYPSANLPEGSPPAGTQAAHRPGSPAMSVSRNSESDSSAIATNRKTDGSPAHLVANPELRTSQPSLPVTDPSLEELTMQAPTISNKANPAHNSKRKDKPIYQSESSARNEFCTKAVSFIEELSSIFRTARPRNYGQVKNKSNEEESSSPDSGYLSPRNHIKANATSAGKTKPSESKLTAVPDLEPSAETEQGCGKEPVCQAAAKAAERVHTGSAPRFIQKLKSQEVAEGSSVRLECRASGDPSPLVR; encoded by the coding sequence ATGCAAGCAGGGTCCTATGAGCATGGAGTGCCCCTCTCTCAGATGTTGAAGGAAGCCTATTCATCCGGGAAAGTGGACGGTTACTGCGACAGCATGGTGTCTGAGGCGTCCTCACACGACTTGTTTTTTGACTCTCTGTCTGACCTCCAGGAGGAGAGAATGGACTGTAGCCCTTCACCCGAGCTTTCTGCGTTCCTCAGCCAAGAGGAGATGTCTAAGAGTCTCGACCTCGCCCGGGTGGCCATTGCCGAGAGTTCATCGGAAGAAACAGAACCCGAGCCCGAGACCGAGGCCGAGCTGGCAGATATCTCCCGCTACTTTGGCCAGTACCCCTCGGCCAACTTGCCGGAGGGCTCACCTCCGGCCGGGACCCAAGCCGCTCATCGGCCGGGCAGCCCAGCAATGTCCGTGAGCCGGAACTCCGAGTCAGACAGCTCTGCGATTGCGACCAACAGAAAAACGGACGGGAGCCCTGCCCATCTGGTGGCCAACCCCGAGCTCAGGACCAGCCAGCCAAGCCTCCCAGTCACAGACCCGTCCCTTGAAGAGCTCACCATGCAGGCGCCAACTATCTCCAACAAGGCAAATCCTGCCCACAATTCCAAAAGAAAAGACAAACCTATTTACCAGAGTGAGAGTTCGGCGAGGAATGAGTTTTGTACCAAAGCCGTGTCGTTCATCGAGGAGCTGTCATCTATATTCAGGACAGCCAGACCAAGGAACTATGGCCAAGTGAAGAATAAGAGCAATGAAGAAGAGAGTTCATCTCCCGACAGTGGCTATCTCTCGCCCAGGAACCACATTAAAGCTAACGCCACTTCAGCCGGGAAAACTAAGCCATCGGAATCCAAATTGACAGCAGTGCCTGACTTGGAACCGAGTGCTGAAACTGAGCAGGGCTGCGGAAAGGAGCCTGTTTGTCAAGCCGCAGCCAAGGCAGCGGAGAGAGTCCACACCGGCTCAGCTCCCCGGTTTATTCAAAAGCTAAAAAGCCAAGAGGTCGCTGAAGGAAGCAGTGTTCGACTTGAGTGCAGGGCCTCAGGGGACCCATCACCCTTGGTCAGGTAA